A single genomic interval of Spirosoma taeanense harbors:
- a CDS encoding oxidoreductase, translated as MSAKNKPRYPRIAQLKTALDLQNYLQTNAISLPFDETLLPPADSPFNRSIQLKSGKAIGNSLCILPMEGWDGTTDGRPSSFTRNRWTKFAVSGAKLLFGCEAVAVCHSGKANPNQLVLNTNTFDDFVALRQLILDQHTEKFGRTDDLLIGLQLTHSGRFCKPHSHKAFESKILYSHPFLNKRFGMDADYPTLTDDEIDQIIEHYVEAAVLAQKAGFDFVDIKHCHGYLGHEFLSAVNRPGKYGGSFENRTRYLRSIVEGIRQAAPGLEMGIRLSAFDFLPFKKGPDEVGIPEPADQYPFAFGGQANGLGVDLTETKAVLDLVQSLGIQLVCITGGSPYYNPHLMRPALFPPSDGYLPPEDPLLGVKRQLDVTHELKKAFPELVIIGSGYSYLQEWLPNVAQYVLRMGMADSVGFGRMVLSYPTMPADMLAGQPLTRNQLCRTFSDCTTAPRNGLISGCYPLDPDYKKLPQAEELKALKN; from the coding sequence ATGAGCGCTAAAAATAAGCCCCGATACCCCCGAATAGCCCAGCTAAAAACAGCTCTTGATTTGCAGAATTATCTGCAAACCAATGCCATTAGTTTACCATTCGACGAAACACTGCTGCCGCCAGCCGATAGTCCCTTCAACCGGTCAATCCAACTGAAATCAGGGAAGGCAATCGGAAACAGCCTCTGTATTCTGCCCATGGAGGGCTGGGACGGGACAACTGATGGGCGTCCTTCATCCTTTACGCGCAATCGGTGGACAAAATTCGCCGTGAGCGGAGCCAAGCTGCTGTTCGGCTGCGAAGCTGTGGCGGTTTGCCATTCGGGTAAGGCGAACCCTAACCAACTGGTTCTGAACACCAACACGTTCGATGATTTTGTGGCCCTGCGCCAACTCATTCTCGACCAGCATACCGAGAAATTTGGCCGCACCGACGACCTGCTGATTGGTCTGCAGCTGACCCATTCAGGGCGGTTCTGCAAACCTCACAGCCACAAAGCGTTCGAGTCGAAGATTCTGTATAGTCACCCGTTTCTGAACAAACGCTTCGGGATGGATGCGGACTACCCCACGTTGACCGACGACGAGATTGATCAAATTATTGAGCATTACGTCGAAGCAGCTGTGCTGGCCCAGAAAGCCGGGTTCGATTTTGTCGATATTAAACATTGTCATGGCTACCTCGGCCACGAGTTCCTGAGCGCGGTCAACCGACCCGGCAAATACGGCGGTAGTTTCGAAAACCGCACGCGCTACCTGCGCAGCATTGTAGAAGGTATCCGGCAGGCCGCGCCGGGGCTGGAAATGGGTATTCGTTTGAGCGCCTTCGATTTTCTGCCGTTTAAAAAAGGCCCCGACGAGGTCGGCATTCCCGAACCCGCCGATCAATACCCGTTTGCCTTCGGTGGTCAAGCCAACGGATTAGGCGTTGACCTAACCGAGACAAAGGCAGTTCTTGACCTCGTTCAGTCACTGGGGATTCAATTGGTGTGCATTACGGGTGGCAGTCCCTACTACAATCCGCACCTGATGCGTCCCGCCCTGTTTCCGCCCTCGGATGGGTATCTCCCGCCCGAAGACCCTCTGCTGGGCGTGAAGCGGCAACTCGACGTAACGCACGAATTAAAAAAGGCGTTTCCCGAACTGGTTATCATCGGCTCGGGCTATTCGTACCTGCAGGAGTGGCTGCCCAATGTAGCGCAGTACGTGCTGCGGATGGGTATGGCCGATAGCGTGGGCTTTGGCCGGATGGTGCTGTCGTATCCAACGATGCCCGCCGATATGCTGGCGGGTCAGCCTCTAACCCGTAACCAGCTCTGCCGTACATTTTCGGATTGCACGACGGCTCCGCGTAACGGCCTTATTTCAGGGTGTTACCCGTTGGACCCAGATTACAAAAAACTGCCCCAGGCGGAGGAGTTAAAAGCGTTAAAAAATTAG
- a CDS encoding glycoside hydrolase family 88 protein codes for MIQINNDLQPTDFSTKLSRFWELSAQKIRLIDQQYDTAKGSPVFTVQGQYTTRGWTEWTQGFQYGSAILQFDATGDPYFLDMGRKKTVEVMAPHVSHIGVHDHGFNNVSTYGNLLRLMMEGKLPFNEQERNFYELALKISGAVQASRWTAIKNNQNTDAGFIHSFNGPHSLFVDTIRSCRALVLSHSLGHVFQAEGDARISLLERAILHMKATADYSIFYGEGRDTYDLWGRTAHESVFNVKDGNFRCPNSQQGYSGFTTWTRGLAWAMCGFPEELEYLATLDDRELEPLGGRERIEAFLLKAARATCDFYIEYTPTNGIPYWDTGAPNLHKLGDYLDRPADPYNEHEPVDSSAAAIGAQGLLRLGRYLTEKGEAEAGQRYWQAGLTVLHALFDEPYLSTDPSHQGLILHSIYHRPNGWDYVPTGSKIPYGESSMWGDYHAREVALYLQRISKGEPYYAFFSGISTHRNA; via the coding sequence ATGATTCAGATTAACAACGATCTACAGCCCACCGACTTCTCAACTAAACTTAGCCGTTTCTGGGAGCTTTCCGCCCAGAAAATACGCCTGATTGATCAGCAGTACGACACGGCCAAAGGATCGCCTGTGTTTACGGTGCAGGGCCAATATACCACCCGCGGCTGGACCGAATGGACGCAGGGCTTTCAGTACGGCTCGGCCATTCTCCAATTTGACGCTACCGGCGATCCGTATTTTCTCGATATGGGCCGCAAAAAGACCGTCGAGGTGATGGCTCCGCACGTCAGCCATATCGGCGTTCACGACCACGGCTTCAACAACGTCAGCACCTACGGGAACCTGCTACGGCTGATGATGGAGGGGAAACTTCCTTTCAATGAGCAGGAGCGTAACTTCTACGAACTTGCCCTTAAAATCTCCGGAGCCGTTCAGGCCAGCCGCTGGACAGCCATTAAAAACAACCAGAACACCGATGCGGGCTTTATCCATTCGTTCAATGGGCCGCACTCGCTTTTTGTCGACACCATTCGTTCCTGCCGGGCACTGGTGCTGAGCCATAGCTTAGGACACGTATTTCAGGCCGAAGGCGACGCACGGATCAGCCTGCTGGAACGGGCCATTCTGCACATGAAAGCCACCGCCGACTACTCCATCTTTTACGGTGAGGGCCGCGATACGTATGATCTTTGGGGACGTACCGCCCACGAAAGCGTCTTTAATGTAAAAGACGGTAACTTTCGGTGCCCCAATTCGCAGCAGGGGTATTCGGGCTTTACAACCTGGACGCGCGGACTGGCCTGGGCGATGTGCGGTTTCCCAGAAGAACTGGAATACCTGGCAACGCTCGATGACCGTGAGCTGGAGCCCCTCGGCGGCCGCGAACGGATAGAAGCCTTCCTGCTGAAAGCCGCCCGTGCCACCTGCGATTTTTACATTGAATACACCCCCACTAACGGGATTCCGTATTGGGACACGGGTGCGCCCAACCTGCACAAACTGGGCGATTACCTCGACCGCCCGGCCGATCCGTATAATGAACATGAACCCGTCGACAGCTCAGCAGCCGCCATCGGTGCGCAGGGCCTGCTTCGGCTGGGCAGATACCTGACCGAAAAAGGCGAAGCCGAAGCCGGACAGCGTTACTGGCAGGCGGGTTTGACGGTGCTGCACGCCCTCTTCGATGAGCCCTACCTCAGCACTGACCCGAGCCACCAGGGGTTGATTCTTCATTCGATTTACCACCGACCCAACGGATGGGATTACGTACCCACAGGCAGCAAAATCCCGTATGGCGAGTCGAGTATGTGGGGCGACTACCACGCCCGCGAAGTAGCCCTTTACCTCCAGCGTATCAGTAAGGGCGAGCCGTATTATGCTTTTTTCAGCGGAATATCAACCCACCGGAACGCCTGA
- a CDS encoding nucleotidyltransferase family protein: MLSIKLIAAEFKCELQQLYGDQLAGLVLFGSYARGNNQVESDVDFAVVLRDPNTRSTDEIVRLVPISTALSLKYGVIVSILPVSEKKLSASMQGVYQEIRREGILV; the protein is encoded by the coding sequence ATGCTGTCCATCAAACTCATAGCGGCTGAATTTAAGTGCGAACTGCAGCAATTATATGGCGATCAGCTGGCAGGGCTGGTTCTGTTTGGGTCCTATGCACGGGGAAATAATCAAGTAGAGTCAGATGTCGATTTTGCAGTGGTGCTCAGGGACCCGAATACTCGCTCTACAGATGAGATAGTCAGACTCGTGCCAATCAGCACAGCGTTAAGCCTGAAATACGGTGTTATCGTATCCATATTGCCCGTATCAGAGAAAAAGCTATCTGCCTCTATGCAAGGCGTTTATCAGGAAATCAGACGAGAGGGTATTCTAGTATGA
- a CDS encoding HEPN domain-containing protein: protein MSRLYEASQALERAEETLQESAYNLEGGFPVVTVNRAYYAVFYCLTALLHTEGVYTKRHSGAHGKFHELFVRTNRFPAEAAQWAQFVFQLRQAGDYDLEADITDEQAQLALAYARQFFTLAQQYINNLLSSQSE, encoded by the coding sequence ATGAGTCGGTTATACGAAGCGTCTCAGGCGCTTGAACGGGCTGAAGAAACGCTTCAGGAATCTGCTTATAATTTAGAGGGCGGCTTCCCCGTAGTTACCGTTAACCGTGCGTATTATGCTGTTTTTTACTGCTTAACAGCATTACTTCATACAGAGGGGGTTTATACAAAACGGCACTCTGGCGCACACGGAAAATTTCACGAACTCTTCGTACGAACGAACCGGTTTCCGGCCGAAGCCGCACAATGGGCGCAGTTTGTTTTTCAACTCCGACAGGCAGGGGATTATGATTTAGAAGCTGATATTACCGATGAACAGGCACAACTGGCTTTAGCGTATGCCCGGCAATTCTTCACGTTAGCCCAGCAATACATAAATAATTTACTTTCTTCTCAATCCGAATGA
- a CDS encoding sugar phosphate isomerase/epimerase family protein, which translates to MSTFSRRQFLRSSAVVTGSALMPAFPALKVVQKPLRLGGPIFLKSDDPSELAREHRRLRYSAAYVPNVDLKDTPKIEAIRKAFTDQNVLIAEVGAWVNMLDQDAEKRRKNMAYVTDRLALAEAVGALTCVNIAGSYNPKNWDGPDARNLSKDFFDATVENCRNIIDAVKPKRAKFALEMMGWSLPDGADSYLKFIKAIDRPAFGAHVDIANIINTPERYYTNTALINDTFRKLGRWIVSCHAKDIYGKDGHFAETMPGRGGMDYVTYIRNVTALPREVPLLLEHLRTAEEYDEARQFVISKAAEAQIPLA; encoded by the coding sequence ATGAGCACTTTTTCCCGACGCCAGTTTTTACGCTCGTCTGCCGTTGTTACTGGTAGCGCCCTGATGCCGGCGTTTCCAGCGTTGAAAGTGGTACAAAAACCTCTGCGGTTGGGTGGCCCTATTTTTCTTAAAAGCGACGATCCGTCCGAATTAGCCCGTGAACATCGGCGGTTGCGTTACAGTGCCGCTTACGTTCCGAACGTTGATCTCAAGGATACCCCGAAGATTGAAGCTATTCGGAAGGCGTTTACCGATCAGAACGTTCTGATTGCCGAGGTTGGTGCCTGGGTCAATATGCTGGATCAGGATGCTGAGAAGCGTCGCAAAAACATGGCTTATGTGACCGATCGGCTGGCTCTGGCCGAAGCCGTTGGGGCCTTAACCTGCGTCAATATTGCGGGCTCTTACAATCCCAAAAACTGGGACGGGCCGGATGCGCGAAACCTGTCGAAAGACTTTTTCGACGCTACAGTCGAGAATTGTCGGAACATAATCGATGCTGTAAAGCCGAAGCGGGCGAAATTCGCGCTGGAAATGATGGGCTGGAGTTTGCCCGATGGAGCAGACTCATATCTGAAATTCATCAAAGCCATTGATCGTCCGGCTTTCGGCGCTCACGTCGACATTGCCAACATCATCAACACGCCCGAACGTTACTATACCAATACGGCGCTGATCAACGACACGTTTCGCAAGCTGGGCCGGTGGATTGTGTCGTGTCACGCGAAAGATATTTACGGCAAGGATGGCCACTTTGCCGAAACCATGCCGGGTCGGGGCGGCATGGACTACGTAACATACATTCGTAACGTAACGGCCTTACCGCGCGAGGTGCCCTTATTGCTGGAGCACCTGCGCACGGCCGAGGAATATGACGAAGCGCGGCAGTTTGTTATTAGTAAAGCAGCAGAAGCTCAGATTCCGCTGGCATAG
- a CDS encoding glycoside hydrolase family 125 protein yields MNRRHFIARSAGAGVSLLLSRQSGWATAPTDFPVVRTTAGQRNFTSSAVEQTIERMHKTIRDPELAWLFENCFPNTLDTTVQFRNSNAQPDTFVITGDIDAMWLRDSTAQVWPYLPLTKQDPALRQLIAGVIRRQTQCILRDPYANAFYAEPTKEGEWKKDFTDMKPGIHERKWELDSLCYPIRLAYHYWQTTGDTSPFDADWLQAMQLALQTCRQQQRKTTRGPYQFGRETAWSTDTVPGNGYGNPTRPIGLIHSIFRPSDDATVFPFYVPSNWFTVVSFRQLATMIDRIAPTGNAGMDLAQFASECRALASEVETALKAHAIINHPKYGRMYAMEIDGYGNRLLQDDANVPNLLALPYLGVCPASDPVYKNTRRFVLSPDNPYFFQGKAAEGIGSPHTLISSIWPMSIIMRALTSTDDQEILAQLRFLKKTHAGTGFMHESFDQDDPAKFTRKWFAWANTLFGELMLKVAAERPHLLNKPL; encoded by the coding sequence ATGAATCGTCGTCATTTTATAGCCCGGTCAGCCGGGGCGGGTGTTAGCCTGCTGTTGAGTCGCCAGTCGGGTTGGGCAACCGCCCCTACGGATTTCCCAGTCGTTCGAACGACGGCCGGACAGCGTAATTTTACCAGTTCGGCCGTTGAACAGACTATTGAACGGATGCACAAAACCATCCGCGATCCGGAATTGGCCTGGCTGTTTGAAAACTGCTTTCCCAATACTCTCGACACGACTGTTCAGTTCAGGAACAGCAACGCTCAGCCCGACACGTTCGTCATCACGGGTGATATTGACGCCATGTGGCTGCGCGACAGTACGGCGCAGGTGTGGCCTTACCTGCCGCTAACGAAGCAGGACCCGGCACTGCGTCAACTGATTGCGGGCGTAATTCGACGGCAAACCCAGTGTATTCTCCGGGACCCTTATGCGAATGCGTTCTATGCAGAACCGACGAAGGAAGGCGAGTGGAAAAAAGACTTTACCGATATGAAGCCGGGAATCCACGAGCGTAAATGGGAGTTGGATTCGCTCTGTTATCCCATCCGGCTGGCATACCACTACTGGCAGACTACCGGCGACACCAGCCCGTTTGATGCCGACTGGCTACAGGCGATGCAACTGGCGCTGCAAACCTGTCGCCAGCAACAACGTAAAACAACTCGGGGTCCTTACCAATTTGGCCGCGAAACCGCCTGGTCGACGGATACCGTACCGGGTAATGGATATGGCAACCCGACTCGCCCAATTGGCTTAATCCATAGCATCTTCCGCCCCTCCGATGACGCAACGGTCTTTCCGTTCTACGTTCCATCGAACTGGTTTACGGTTGTGTCGTTCCGGCAGCTGGCCACCATGATTGACAGGATTGCCCCCACTGGTAATGCAGGAATGGATCTAGCTCAGTTTGCCAGCGAGTGCCGGGCATTGGCCAGCGAAGTCGAAACGGCCCTGAAAGCACATGCCATTATCAATCATCCCAAATACGGCAGAATGTACGCAATGGAAATTGACGGCTATGGGAATCGGCTGCTTCAGGACGACGCCAACGTACCGAATCTGCTGGCGTTGCCTTATCTGGGGGTTTGTCCAGCCAGCGATCCGGTTTACAAAAACACCCGTCGGTTTGTGTTAAGCCCCGACAATCCATACTTCTTTCAGGGGAAAGCCGCCGAAGGTATTGGCAGTCCGCACACGTTGATCAGCAGCATCTGGCCAATGAGCATCATCATGCGGGCGCTGACCTCGACCGACGATCAGGAAATTCTCGCTCAATTACGTTTCTTAAAGAAAACCCATGCCGGAACGGGCTTCATGCACGAGTCCTTCGATCAGGACGACCCGGCTAAATTCACCCGGAAGTGGTTCGCGTGGGCGAATACGCTCTTCGGTGAGCTCATGCTGAAGGTAGCCGCCGAGCGCCCGCATTTGCTGAACAAGCCTCTTTAA
- a CDS encoding ScyD/ScyE family protein: MRIKALNILSLIVILFAFSCQDHRELTSTSQLQTQDFATGLAAPLGMAIDPKGQLWVTEVAAGKVSVITPDGKIYPVITGFSVAVSPEGTPDGLNHLAYKDGILYILHGVDDKLYKANVASFKPGDQPLTAGQLDSEPIGKFVLDYNFAEDTGESNLYNLTFGPDGDMFIADAAANAIIRRSKTGNLSVFATIPGIANPTPVGPPGIQAVPTGIVFDGQKFLVSTLFGFPFPVGKARIYQLDLNGNVSVYQEGFTSLVDIVLGADKRPLVLTVAEFGQQGPTPGTGKLTQSVGGQSTTLLQNLNMPTSIVMGHTANTYYINSLMDGKVQRITY; this comes from the coding sequence ATGCGTATCAAAGCACTCAACATTCTTTCGCTGATAGTTATTCTATTCGCCTTTAGCTGCCAGGACCACCGGGAGCTTACCTCTACCAGCCAGTTGCAGACGCAGGATTTCGCGACCGGACTGGCAGCCCCGCTGGGCATGGCCATTGACCCAAAAGGCCAGCTCTGGGTTACGGAAGTGGCCGCTGGCAAAGTATCGGTTATTACTCCCGATGGCAAAATCTATCCGGTCATTACGGGCTTCTCGGTTGCCGTCAGTCCCGAAGGCACACCCGACGGGCTCAACCATCTGGCTTATAAAGACGGCATCCTGTACATTCTGCATGGCGTCGACGATAAGCTTTATAAAGCCAATGTGGCCTCGTTTAAACCGGGCGATCAGCCGCTCACGGCCGGGCAGCTGGACAGCGAACCAATTGGCAAGTTTGTGCTCGATTACAATTTTGCCGAGGATACCGGCGAGTCGAACCTCTATAACCTGACGTTTGGCCCCGACGGCGATATGTTTATTGCGGACGCAGCGGCTAACGCCATTATTCGCCGGAGCAAAACGGGCAATCTCAGCGTATTTGCAACAATTCCCGGCATTGCGAACCCTACGCCGGTAGGTCCTCCGGGCATTCAGGCCGTACCGACAGGGATTGTCTTTGATGGACAGAAGTTTCTGGTATCAACCCTGTTCGGCTTCCCATTCCCGGTAGGTAAAGCCAGAATTTATCAACTGGACCTTAACGGCAACGTATCCGTTTATCAGGAAGGGTTTACGAGCCTGGTCGACATTGTCCTTGGTGCCGACAAACGGCCTCTTGTCCTGACCGTAGCCGAATTTGGCCAGCAGGGGCCCACGCCGGGTACGGGTAAGCTGACACAATCGGTGGGTGGTCAGTCGACTACGCTGTTGCAAAACCTGAACATGCCGACCTCCATTGTGATGGGTCACACTGCCAATACGTATTACATCAATAGCCTGATGGATGGCAAAGTGCAGCGGATTACGTATTAA
- a CDS encoding alpha/beta hydrolase — translation MLLLIGAFGLAFLEGRGQSNSMKTGTVERIKVHGNSLEGNLAGDSPDRDVSIYLPPSYQTDKKRRYPVIYFLHGFTDSDDKWYGLTKHWINLPNVVDKALADGKSQEFIIVTPNAYNRYFGSMYSNSVTIGNWEDFVATELVNYVDSHYRTLPQAASRGLAGHSMGGYGTIRIGQKHPEIFSSLYLLSPCCMMTSLNGPSNPEAIARMENVKTVADLEKADFGTKAAFASAAAWSPDPTKAPFFLELPVQEGKPQSMVLAKWTANAPLATLDQHIDQIKQLRALAFDAGSKDVSIATNNKILDKFLTTYSIPHTYEEYDGDHINRIGERIAEKMLPFFTTNLSFERSRTAKKR, via the coding sequence ATGCTCCTGCTAATCGGCGCGTTCGGGCTGGCCTTTCTGGAAGGCCGCGGCCAGAGTAACTCCATGAAGACCGGTACGGTCGAGCGAATTAAAGTCCACGGTAATAGCCTGGAGGGGAACCTGGCCGGCGATTCACCCGATCGGGACGTATCCATTTACCTGCCGCCCAGCTACCAGACCGATAAGAAGCGACGATACCCTGTCATTTATTTTCTGCACGGGTTTACCGACAGCGATGACAAGTGGTACGGCCTGACCAAACACTGGATTAATCTGCCCAACGTAGTGGATAAGGCACTGGCCGATGGCAAATCGCAGGAGTTTATTATCGTGACGCCCAATGCCTATAACCGCTACTTTGGGAGCATGTATTCCAACTCGGTAACCATTGGTAACTGGGAAGACTTCGTAGCAACCGAGCTGGTGAATTACGTAGACAGCCACTACCGAACGCTCCCGCAGGCTGCCAGCCGGGGACTGGCGGGGCATTCGATGGGTGGTTACGGTACGATCCGCATTGGGCAGAAGCACCCGGAAATCTTTTCCAGTCTGTATCTGCTGAGTCCCTGTTGCATGATGACCAGTCTAAACGGGCCGTCTAATCCGGAAGCCATAGCGCGCATGGAAAACGTAAAGACGGTTGCCGATCTGGAAAAAGCGGATTTTGGGACAAAAGCTGCCTTTGCTTCAGCGGCTGCCTGGTCGCCTGACCCGACCAAAGCGCCGTTCTTTCTGGAACTGCCCGTGCAGGAGGGCAAACCGCAATCTATGGTGCTGGCTAAATGGACGGCCAATGCACCCTTGGCAACGCTCGATCAGCACATTGACCAGATCAAACAGTTACGTGCCCTGGCGTTCGATGCTGGCTCAAAAGACGTGAGTATAGCCACCAATAATAAAATTCTGGATAAATTCCTGACAACGTATAGCATCCCGCATACGTATGAAGAATACGACGGCGATCACATCAACCGGATCGGCGAGCGTATTGCGGAGAAGATGCTGCCGTTCTTCACGACAAATCTGTCCTTCGAGCGGAGCCGAACGGCTAAAAAACGCTGA
- a CDS encoding pirin family protein has product MLTVKRIHQAEYSPISDLITYRALPTRSIDYVDPFLFLNHHGPQVYQTCNNGLPFGPHPHRGMETVTFILDGDIAHKDSSGHDSVITAGGVQWMTAGRGLIHAEVSSDDFKETGGKLEILQLWLNLPARLKMTEPFYKGLQKEDIPSLTLDEGKVTVNLISGFWDGHTSAFASQTGVHLNTIYFKPGGKVTVTIPQDHTVFFYVIKGKINANGVDVESLKLAEFNHEGGDLAMSAQEDSILLFGHAKPLNEPVVSQGPFVMNTQQEIAEAYDDYRRGKFGSWGH; this is encoded by the coding sequence ATGCTAACCGTAAAACGAATCCATCAGGCCGAGTATTCACCCATCAGTGACCTGATTACATACCGGGCGCTGCCCACCCGTTCCATCGATTACGTTGACCCGTTTTTGTTTCTGAACCACCATGGTCCTCAGGTGTACCAGACCTGCAACAATGGGCTGCCGTTTGGGCCGCATCCGCACCGGGGTATGGAAACGGTAACGTTTATTCTGGACGGCGACATCGCGCATAAAGACAGCAGCGGCCACGATAGCGTAATTACAGCGGGTGGCGTACAATGGATGACAGCGGGCCGGGGCCTTATTCATGCCGAAGTGTCGTCGGATGACTTTAAAGAAACCGGCGGCAAACTGGAGATTCTGCAGCTCTGGCTAAACCTGCCCGCGCGGCTGAAAATGACCGAGCCTTTTTATAAGGGTCTTCAGAAAGAAGATATTCCCAGCCTGACTCTCGATGAAGGTAAGGTAACCGTCAACCTGATCTCCGGCTTCTGGGACGGGCATACATCCGCTTTTGCGTCGCAGACGGGCGTACATCTGAACACCATTTATTTCAAACCCGGAGGAAAGGTAACGGTAACGATTCCACAGGATCACACGGTTTTCTTTTACGTTATCAAAGGTAAAATCAACGCAAACGGTGTGGACGTAGAGTCCCTGAAGCTGGCCGAGTTCAACCATGAAGGCGGAGACCTGGCAATGTCGGCTCAAGAAGACAGCATCCTGCTGTTCGGTCACGCAAAACCGCTGAACGAACCCGTAGTGTCGCAGGGACCGTTTGTGATGAATACCCAGCAGGAAATTGCCGAAGCCTATGACGATTATCGGCGGGGGAAATTCGGGAGCTGGGGTCACTAA
- a CDS encoding YifB family Mg chelatase-like AAA ATPase — protein MLAKTFGAAVYGVNATIITIEVTVGQGLHFFMVGLPDSAVKESEQRVEASLKHLGYRMPRQKIVVNLAPADIRKEGSAYDLPIGLCILQSSEQISPKRNLEDYVIMGELSLDGRLRPIKGVLPIAIEARKRGYKGFVLPAENAQEAAIVNNLDIIGVETMQDAAEFFEGKKDIDPLVTDTRDLFLNQINAYEVDFSHVQGQENIKRAMEIAAAGGHNVIMIGPPGAGKTMLAKRLPSILPPLTLQEALETTKIHSVAGKLGSRANLIATRPYRAPHHTISDAALVGGGSFPQPGEISLAHNGVLFLDELPEFKRSALEVMRQPLEDRRVSISRAKWAVEFPASFMLIASMNPCPCGYYNHPDKECVCGPGVVQKYLAKISGPLLDRIDLHVEVTPVSFDQMTANRPAEPSETIRERVIRARDIQTARFEGQNGIYSNAMMPSQLVKEVCQIGDAGRALLKTAMERLGLSARAYDRILKVSRTIADLAGTEEIRIEHLAEAIQYRSLDRENWAG, from the coding sequence ATGTTAGCTAAAACTTTCGGCGCGGCCGTTTACGGCGTCAACGCGACGATTATTACCATTGAAGTAACCGTTGGACAGGGACTTCATTTCTTCATGGTCGGTCTGCCCGACAGCGCCGTGAAGGAAAGCGAACAGCGGGTCGAAGCCTCGCTCAAGCACCTCGGCTACCGAATGCCCCGCCAGAAGATTGTCGTCAACCTCGCCCCCGCCGATATTCGAAAAGAAGGTTCGGCCTACGATCTGCCCATTGGTCTGTGTATTCTCCAATCGTCCGAACAGATTAGTCCGAAGCGCAATCTGGAAGATTACGTAATCATGGGCGAATTGTCGCTGGACGGACGGCTGCGGCCCATTAAGGGCGTTTTGCCCATTGCTATTGAAGCTCGAAAACGGGGTTACAAAGGCTTCGTTTTACCCGCCGAAAACGCCCAGGAAGCGGCCATTGTTAACAATCTGGACATCATTGGCGTCGAAACGATGCAGGACGCGGCTGAATTCTTTGAGGGGAAGAAAGACATTGACCCCCTGGTGACCGACACCCGCGACCTGTTCCTGAACCAGATCAATGCCTACGAAGTCGATTTCTCGCACGTACAGGGACAGGAAAACATCAAGCGAGCCATGGAGATTGCGGCTGCCGGTGGTCATAACGTCATTATGATTGGTCCGCCGGGCGCGGGTAAAACCATGCTGGCCAAACGCTTGCCGAGTATCCTGCCGCCCCTGACCTTACAGGAAGCTCTCGAAACGACCAAAATTCACTCCGTAGCGGGCAAACTTGGCTCCCGCGCCAATCTGATTGCGACGCGGCCCTACCGGGCTCCGCACCATACCATCTCCGACGCGGCTCTGGTTGGCGGGGGCAGCTTCCCGCAGCCGGGAGAAATCTCGCTGGCTCATAACGGCGTTTTGTTTCTGGATGAATTACCGGAGTTTAAACGCTCGGCGCTGGAAGTGATGCGCCAGCCACTCGAAGACCGGAGGGTGAGTATTTCACGGGCCAAATGGGCGGTGGAGTTTCCGGCTTCGTTTATGCTGATTGCCAGCATGAATCCCTGCCCCTGCGGGTATTACAATCATCCCGACAAAGAGTGCGTCTGCGGGCCGGGCGTAGTGCAGAAATACCTCGCCAAAATCAGCGGGCCGCTGCTCGACCGGATTGATCTGCACGTTGAAGTAACGCCTGTTTCGTTCGATCAGATGACCGCCAACCGCCCGGCCGAACCCAGCGAGACGATTCGTGAGCGGGTCATTCGGGCACGGGATATACAGACGGCGCGATTTGAGGGGCAGAATGGAATTTACTCCAACGCAATGATGCCCTCGCAATTGGTCAAGGAAGTTTGTCAGATCGGCGACGCGGGTCGGGCCTTACTCAAAACAGCGATGGAGCGACTCGGGCTATCGGCCCGCGCTTACGACCGGATTCTGAAAGTGTCGCGCACGATTGCCGACCTGGCCGGAACCGAGGAAATCCGAATTGAGCACCTTGCCGAAGCCATTCAGTACCGGAGTCTCGACCGGGAAAACTGGGCGGGATAA